Genomic window (Corynebacterium simulans):
CAGACTTGGATCAAGCTGTAGCGGGTGCGATGGGCGCGAAGATGCGCAACATTGGTGAGGCCTGCACCGCAGCTAACCGCTTTATTGTGCACGAGTCCGTGGCCGAAGAGTTCGCACAGAAGTTTGCAGCCAAGATCTCTGAGCTCAAGGTGGGCAACGGTATGGACGAGGGCGTTACCTGTGGGCCGCTCATTGAGAAAAAGGCCCAGGACAACGTCGCCGCGCTCGTCGAAGACGCCGTCGCCAAGGGTGCCAAAGTTCTCGTCGGCGGCAGCCGTGGTGAGGGTGCTGGCTACTTCTACGAGCCGACCGTCCTGACCAATGTTTCACGTGAATCACGCGTGGCGCAGGAGGAGATCTTCGGACCGGTTGCGCCGATCCTTACCTTCAGCGATGAAGCCGAGGCCATCGAGCTGGCCAACGACACCGAGTATGGCCTGGCCTCCTATGTGTTCACGGAAGACTCCGACCGTATGTGGCGCCTGGGCGATGGCCTAGAGTTCGGCCTCATGGGCTTCAACGCCGGTGTCATCTCTAACGCCGCTGCCCCATTCGGTGGCGTCAAGCAGTCCGGCATGGGCCGCGAAGGCGGCGCCGAGGGCATCGAGGAGTACACCTCGCTGCAGTACATCGGTGTGCGTAACCCATACGCCAACCGATAAGGAATATAAGAAAAGCAGCCACTCCGATGGGGTGGCTGCTTTAGGTCTTAACGAGGGTCGCGCTCGCAACCAACGCCATCGCCATCACGATCAAACTTCGACATGAAGCCAGGATCGCCAGAGCGGATTGGGCGGCCAATGGAGTTCCACACGGCAGTGCAGTTTGCATAGCTGGCGGTGACGCGAGCAGGGGCGGGTGCCATCACGCGAGGTGGGGCTGGAGCTGGCCTAGCGGCGGGAGCGGGAGCTGGTGCCGGTGCTGGCGCAGGGGCGGGAGCTGGTGCTGGAGGATTCGGAATAATTCCAGGTAGCGGATTGGGGATCATGCGCTGTTGAACAGCCCAATAGACTCCGCCCGCGATGAGGCCGGCCAATGCGAGAGCGCCAACGACAGAGCCAACAATTACCCCGGTATTAGGTTCAGAGGACTGGGAGTTGGTGGCGGTATCTTGTTCGGCTGTAACGCTCGTTTCGGAGGCAACCGGAGCGTTAACTTCTTGTGCTTGCGCTGGAGAGATAGCGCCAAATGAGAGGGCCGCTGCAAGCAGTAGGCCAAGAGATTTCTTCTTCACAAATTTGTTATGCGACCACGCAGAGCCGTATGGAGGCTAAATGGGAGATTTACCCCCATCTAGAACTCTTAAAGGGATGGAGTGCGAAACGGGCGCGATAAGCGCTGGGAGAAAGTCCGAACTCAGCCTTGAAGATGCGCGAGAAATGCGAAGGATCGTGCAGGCCGTAGCGCGAGGCGATGGTGCCAATGGATTCCTTGGCATTTAAGGGGTTTGTTAGCTCCTCCCGTACTTTCTCTAGTCGGCGGCTGCGGATATAGGAGCCTACTGATAGGCCTTGTGCGGCGAAGCGGGAATGGAGATGACGCACGGATACGAAAAGCGCCGTGGCGATACTGCTTGGGGAAAGTTCTGCATCACCCAAATGCTGCTCGATATATGAGGTGGCCTGGTTGAATAACAAATTCTTCGAGTCAGAGGCGGTGTCGACTTCAGAAGAGAACACTGTGACCAACATGTTCAAGGCGGAGCGAACAAGGGCCGGGGCGTGCGGGCCTTCCAGCACGTCGAGGTTATTGGCCAGCTGCTCGAAAAGCGGCACTGCCACCTTGCCCAAGCCATGATCACGGGAAACTGGGCTCGCAGTTAGCTGCTGAATCTGCGCCGGTGTGAGGCTAAGTAGGCTCTGTGGAAAGTGAACGATAAGAGTGTGCTGCTCGACGGGATATTCAAGAACATAAGGCCGTTGAGTGACATACAGTGCTAAGTCACCGGGATGAAGCTCGCAGGTTCGGCCATCTTGCGCCATGGTGGAGCGGCCGGAAAGCTGGAGGCTGAGCTTGCAAAAGGGGGCGTCGGCAAGCGCTGCGTTTTCCCTTTTTACCGAATGGGGCGCGGTGCGCATGTCAAAGAGGGAGACCTCCCCCACCCTGGTGCTGGTGAGCTGAGCCCAAAAGGTGCTCGCCTCGGGTGCATGAACTTCCAGCTTGCCGAAGGTCTCCGAAGACGCCGCGCGCCAGGCCGCGAGGTCATAGTGCGAGGAAGGGTTGGGCATATAAGTACTATACAGTGACCTCAAGCACATTTTTGAACAAGTTTTGTGCGCTTAAAGTCAAGCGACAATATGTGTTGTGGGTAACAATAGTCAAAACTTTGCACACCTCGACTAAGGAGAATAAATGTCGCAGTTCGCCACGTATGAAGATCTTCTCGCAGCTGTTAGCGCTGAGGATGGCGTAGAAATCATCAACCCAGCCACCGAAGAGGTTGTGGGCGTCGCACCTGAAGGCAGTGTTGAGGAGCTCAATGCGGCGGTCGAGCGCGCGGTTCACGCGCAGAAGTCCTTTGCAAAGCTCAGCGACTCTGAGCGCTGTGACCTCCTGCTCAAGGCTGCGGACGCCATTGAGGCTTCCGCGGAGCCACTGGTGGAGCTGCTCTCCCGCGAGCAGGGCAAGCCGCTGAACGGCCCGAATGCTCGCTTCGAGGTTGGTGCGTGCTCCGCGTGGCTGCGCGCGACGGCGTCCTTCGAGTCCCCTGATTACACCGCTGTCGATGATGACATCACCGCGACGGTGCACTACCGTCCGCTCGGCGTCGTCGGTGCGATTGGCCCGTGGAACTGGCCGATGATGATCACCATTTGGCAGATTGCCCCGGCCCTACGCATGGGTAATGCCGTGGTGGTTAAGCCTTCCGAGTACACCCCGCTGTCCGTCCTGGCGCTCATCAAGGTCTTTAATTCCGTGCTTCCGGAAGGCGTCCTGCAGGTTGTCACCGGTGACGGCGCGGTAGGCGCAGCGCTGACCACTCACGCGGACATCGACAAGATCATGTTCACCGGCTCCACTGCGACCGGCAAGAAGATCGTCGAGTCCTCTGCCGCGAACCTGCAGCGCCTCACCCTTGAGCTCGGCGGTAACGATGCGGGCATCGTGCTTGACGACGCCGACCCAGCCGCCATCGCCGGCGACCTTTTCTGGGGCGCGTTCATCAACACTGGACAGACCTGCGCGGCAATGAAGCGCCTGTACGTGCCGGAATCGCTTTACGACGCCGTCTGCGAAGCCCTCGTCGAGGTAGCCAAAGCCTCGCCGATGGGTGTGGGCTTGGAAGAAGAAAACGTGCTCGGCCCGCTGCAGAACAAGCAGCAGTTCGACATCGTGGACAAGCTGGTAAAGGCAGCGAAGGAGTCCGGAGCGCGCGTGCTGTTGGGCGGCGACCCTGACTATGACGCGCCGGGCCACTTCTACCCCACCACCCTGGTGGCAGATATCGACCCGGATAACCCGCTCGTCGTCGAGGAGCAGTTTGGCCCT
Coding sequences:
- a CDS encoding excalibur calcium-binding domain-containing protein, which encodes MKKKSLGLLLAAALSFGAISPAQAQEVNAPVASETSVTAEQDTATNSQSSEPNTGVIVGSVVGALALAGLIAGGVYWAVQQRMIPNPLPGIIPNPPAPAPAPAPAPAPAPAPAARPAPAPPRVMAPAPARVTASYANCTAVWNSIGRPIRSGDPGFMSKFDRDGDGVGCERDPR
- a CDS encoding helix-turn-helix domain-containing protein, translated to MPNPSSHYDLAAWRAASSETFGKLEVHAPEASTFWAQLTSTRVGEVSLFDMRTAPHSVKRENAALADAPFCKLSLQLSGRSTMAQDGRTCELHPGDLALYVTQRPYVLEYPVEQHTLIVHFPQSLLSLTPAQIQQLTASPVSRDHGLGKVAVPLFEQLANNLDVLEGPHAPALVRSALNMLVTVFSSEVDTASDSKNLLFNQATSYIEQHLGDAELSPSSIATALFVSVRHLHSRFAAQGLSVGSYIRSRRLEKVREELTNPLNAKESIGTIASRYGLHDPSHFSRIFKAEFGLSPSAYRARFALHPFKSSRWG
- a CDS encoding aldehyde dehydrogenase family protein, yielding MSQFATYEDLLAAVSAEDGVEIINPATEEVVGVAPEGSVEELNAAVERAVHAQKSFAKLSDSERCDLLLKAADAIEASAEPLVELLSREQGKPLNGPNARFEVGACSAWLRATASFESPDYTAVDDDITATVHYRPLGVVGAIGPWNWPMMITIWQIAPALRMGNAVVVKPSEYTPLSVLALIKVFNSVLPEGVLQVVTGDGAVGAALTTHADIDKIMFTGSTATGKKIVESSAANLQRLTLELGGNDAGIVLDDADPAAIAGDLFWGAFINTGQTCAAMKRLYVPESLYDAVCEALVEVAKASPMGVGLEEENVLGPLQNKQQFDIVDKLVKAAKESGARVLLGGDPDYDAPGHFYPTTLVADIDPDNPLVVEEQFGPALPIIKYTDLDWAIEQANKLDVGLGSSVWSADRERAREVAARLEAGTTWINGHGGVDPRVPFGGIKSSGYGVEFGTEGLKGLAYPQIING